One genomic region from Strigops habroptila isolate Jane unplaced genomic scaffold, bStrHab1.2.pri NW_022045631.1_ctg1, whole genome shotgun sequence encodes:
- the SPTBN4 gene encoding spectrin beta chain, non-erythrocytic 4 isoform X1, translating to MAPPVPPPSPMAAEVDNMEQQNNNTSPWEDPAGPAKLFECSRIKALADERDAVQKKTFTKWVNSHLARVSCHIGDLYSDLRDGFVLTRLLEVLSGEQLPKPTRGRMRIHSLENVDKALQFLKEQRVHLENVGSHDIVDGNHRLTLGLIWTIILRFQIQVIKIKTEDNRETRSAKDALLLWCQMKTAGYPEVNIQNFTTSWRDGLAFNALIHKHRPDLIDFHKLTKSNATYNLQQAFNTAEQQLGLSKLLDPEDVNMEDPDEKSIITYVVSFYHYFSKMKALAVEGKRIGKVLDQAMEIEAIMERYEVLAAELLAWIHHTITIISNQKFANSLTGVQQQLQAFTAFCTLEKPVKFQEKGNLEVLLFTIQSKLRATNRRLYVPSEGKSISDINKAWSCLEKAEHEREVALREELIRQEKLELLAQRFDHKVAMRETWLQENQRLVSQDNFGYDLPAVEAAMKKHEAIEADISSYHERIQAVVDLALEVASGGYYDTRRISAQKDNVLRQWGLLGELLRARRARLEQNLALQKIFQEMVYMIDWMEEMQGLLVSKELGKHLLEVEDLLQKQGLLEADISAQSERVQALNVAALKFSELEGYQPCDPQIICNRVNHVQTCLEELRDLAGKRRRELEDSRQLWAFFQEMEEAEAWIREKEQILATKTCGRDLSSVLTLTKKHKSMLGELGSRRALLHQSMKKGEQILAKKSFSIGGIQEKMREVWLRWKKLEEVTGLHQQRLQEALNFFQFSAETDDLVAWLQDTYRIVSSDDFGHDDYSSQALLRKHRAVVEEVEKHRVAVVALRKQLALLAPEHRQGVDVQIRVVEVEQLYGEVAEVAVLRQQWLQDALAVYRMFSEVHACEVWVDEKEQWLERMVVPEELDEVEVVQHRFESLDQEMNSVMGRILDVNQVVQQLVDGGHPSSEEVRSCQDHLNSRWNRVVELVESKKSQLSSVLKIQNYLLECSEMKAQVREKRKAIEATRSGGGDLGGVLALQRRLSTMEAALVVLEPRLVELQQEGEALAASHPGRALEILLPFEQIHEEWEALKRVLQGCEDSLTIAGRLQQFIQDLDTFLGWLVKTQAAVACEEVPSSLAEAERLLSQHVALKEEINGYEEDYARIQAASDLLALEETDVPNLSLQQWLQKLDAGWAKLLRSWETRQDALVQAHVFQLFLRDVQQCETTLCNQEAALLSAQLPTTVEGVTNAIKKHKDFSTTMELNMQKVQAALQAGESLQRQGNLYSEHVAEAMERLRAKSHHNRELAQERAQRLQDHLELQQFLQECHQLDEWIREKVLMAGDPPRDPPKPWMRHQSFLAELAQSKEWLEKIEKEGEALLQAKPECAAAVRRQLEELRQRWAELEASSRARSRRLAEAAAAERLARSYAAMEARLGRLEQQLDSAAPARDLRGVRSQLQRLQTMETQVQEWCQEVGQLQAQAAALPAPAVAERQNAVGTRIVRLIEPLKERRRILLASKEVHQVSHELEDEMLWVQDRLPLATLKEHGTNLQTVQQFIKKNQNLRREIQVHRPRVDEVLERAGAVASIRSPEAEGVRRLLERLGSMWGELQEQAERRQQALDATFQLEQYYCDVAEVESWLGEQELLLMSDDKGKDEQSTLQLLKKHLLTEQTVENYEETIAQLSRQCRALLELGHPQSEQVSRRQSQVDRLYVSLKDLVEERKAKLEQQYWLYQLNREVDELEHWIAEKEVVAGSPELGQDFEHVTLLQEKFLEFASETGSVGQERIAALNQMVDELIDYGHADAATIAEWKDGVNEAWAELLELMETRAQMLAASHELHKFFNDCKEVLGQIEEKRQRLPELAAREGRTSASALQRALGAFEHDVEVLVSQVRRLQEAAAQLRTLYAGDNAEAIAAREQEVLRAWKELLAACEECRLHVASVADRIRFVGAVRDLLAWMDGVLQQMGAGEKPRDVSSVELLMNDHQSLKNEIEARAKSISSCLELGKSLILSKSPAAYEIKAHVEKLLVKKKEMLETWDKHWEWLQQMLEVHQFAQEAVVADAWLTAQEPLLRSQELGSSVDEVEQLIRRHEAFRKAAAAWEEKFSSLRRLTTIEKLRAEQNKQPPTPLLSRKFPGDPPGGPTAPPPPPPPGPDGPEPRVGLVRQELRPERLQPQRDRVQGPPGGTEPAPAAAAAPSGDPPAEPAAPPPAEAAAEARPGLLERRRERRERRLERQESSEPEPPRPDGKGKATLADIVEQLQEKEAGGPGPASPRDRDPPRLPPGVEALSERPPRPDRPRARDRPRPRRRPRPKDPAQGPGEPRRSRSAPAQGSSAPAPPPPPSHTVTHEGFLLRKHEQDGPKKASNRSWVNLYCVLSKGDLGFYKDAKGPASGSTHGGEPLLNLHHATSEVASDYKKKKNVFKLKTSDGSEFLLQAKDEEDMRGWLRALAACAQEHQEVARWHQALTTSSTDEGPPRRDGDRRPSASGRRK from the exons ATggccccccccgtgcccccccccagcccaaTGGCGGCCGAGGTGGACAACATGGAGCAGCAGAACAACAACACCAGCCCCTGGGAGGACCCCGCGGGCCCGGCCAAGCTCTTCGAGTGCTCCCGGATCAAGGCCTTGGCTG ACGAGCGGGACGCGGTGCAGAAGAAGACCTTCACCAAGTGGGTGAACTCGCACCTCGCGCGCGTCTCCTGCCACATCGGGGACCTCTACAGCGACCTGCGCGACGGCTTCGTGCTCACGCGCCTGCTCGAGGTGCTCTCCGGGGAGCAGCTG CCCAAGCCGACGCGGGGCCGGATGCGCATCCACTCCTTGGAGAACGTGGACAAGGCGCTGCAGTTCCTCAAGGAGCAGCGCGTGCACCTGGAGAACGTGGGCTCCCACGACATCGTGGACGGGAACCACCGCCTCACCCTGGGGCTCATCTGGACCATCATCCTGCGCTTCCAG ATCCAGGTCATCAAGATCAAGACCGAGGACAACCGGGAGACGCGCTCGGCCAAGGACGCGCTGCTGCTCTGGTGCCAGATGAAGACGGCCGG CTACCCCGAGGTGAACATCCAGAACTTCACCACGAGCTGGAGGGACGGGTTGGCCTTCAATGCCCTCATCCACAAGCACAG GCCGGATCTCATCGACTTCCACAAGCTCACCAAGTCCAACGCCACCTACAACCTCCAACAGGCCTTCAACACCGcggagcagcagctggggctCAGCAAGCTGCTAGACCCCGAGG ACGTCAACATGGAGGACCCCGATGAGAAGTCCATCATCACCTATGTAGTGTCCTTCTACCACTACTTCTCCAAGATGAAGGCACTGGCGGTGGAGGGGAAGCGCATCGGGAAG GTCCTGGACCAGGCCATGGAGATCGAGGCCATTATGGAGCGCTACGAGGTGCTGGCGGCCGAGCTGCTGGCCTGGATCCACCacaccatcaccatcatcagCAACCAGAAGTTCGCCAACTCCTTGACgggggtgcagcagcagctccaggcctTCACCGCCTTCTGCACGCTGGAGAAGCCCGTCAA GTTCCAGGAGAAGGGCAACCTGGAGGTGCTGCTCTTCACCATCCAGAGCAAGCTCCGCGCCACCAACCGCCGGCTCTACGTGCCCAGCGAGGGCAAGAGCATCTCGGACATCAACAAG gccTGGAGCTGCTTGGAGAAGGCAGAACATGAGCGGGAGGTGGCGCTGCGCGAGGAGCTCATCCggcaggagaagctggagcTCCTGGCGCAGCGCTTCGACCATAAGGTGGCCATGAGGGAAACGTGGCTGCAGGAGAACCAGCGCCTCGTCTCGCAG GACAACTTCGGCTACGACCTGCCGGCAGTGGAGGCGGCCATGAAGAAGCACGAGGCCATCGAGGCCGACATCTCGTCCTACCACGAGCGCATCCAGGCCGTGGTGGACCTGGCGCTGGAGGTGGCCTCCGGTGGCTACTACGACACGCGGCGCATCAGCGCGCAGAAGGACAACGTGCTGCGGCAatgggggctgctgggggagctgctgcGCGCCCGTCGCGCCCGCCTCGAGCAGAACCTGGCCCTGCAGAAGATCTTCCAGGAGATGGTCTACATGATCGACTGGATGGAGGAGATGCAG GGGCTGCTGGTGTCCAAGGAGCTGGGGAAGCATCTGCTGGAGGTGGAGGacctgctgcagaagcaggggctgctggaggctgaCATCAGCGCCCAGAGCGAGCGGGTGCAGGCGCTCAACGTGGCCGCCCTCAAGTTCTCCGAGCTGGAGG GCTACCAACCCTGCGACCCACAGATCATCTGCAACCGCGTCAACCACGTGCAGACCTGCCTGGAGGAGCTGCGGGACCTGGCGGGCAAGAGGCGCCGGGAGCTGGAGGACTCGCGCCAGCTTTGGGCTTTCTTCCAGGAGATGGAGGAAGCCGAGGCCTGGATCCGTGAGAAGGAGCAGATCTTGGCCACCAAAACGTGTGGCCGGGACCTGAGCAGCGTCTTGACCCTGACCAAGAAGCACAAGAGCATGTTGGGCGAGCTGGGCAGCCGCCGCGCACTGCTGCACCAAAGCATGAAGAAGGGCGAGCAGATCCTGGCCAAGAAGAGCTTCAGCATCGGTGGCATCCAGGAGAAGATGCGGGAGGTTTGGCTCCGCTGGAAGAAGCTGGAGGAGGTGACGGGGCTTCACCAGCAACGCCTGCAGGAGGCCCTCAACTTCTTCCAGTTCAGCGCCGAGACGGACGACCTGGTGGCCTGGCTGCAGGACACGTACCGCATCGTGTCCAGCGATGACTTTGGCCACGATGACTACTCCAGCCAAGCCCTGCTGCGGAAGCACCGCGCCGTggtggaggaggtggagaagCACCGCGTGGCCGTGGTGGCCCTTCGCAAGCAGTTGGCCTTGTTGGCGCCCGAGCATCGCCAAGGGGTGGACGTGCAGATCCGGGTGGTGGAGGTGGAGCAGCTCTATGGGGAGGTGGCCGAGGTGGCCGTGCTGcggcagcagtggctgcaggacGCGTTGGCTGTCTATAGGATGTTCAGCGAGGTCCATGCCTGCGAGGTCTGGGTGGACGAGAAGGAGCAGTGGTTGGAGAGGATGGTGGTGCCGGAGGAGCTGGATGAGGTGGAGGTGGTCCAGCAcag GTTCGAGAGCCTGGACCAGGAGATGAACAGCGTCATGGGCCGCATCCTGGACGTCAACCAAGTGGTGCAGCAGTTGGTGGATGGCGGCCACCCCAGCTCCGAGGAGGTCCGCTCCTGCCAGGACCACCTCAACAGCAG GTGGAACCGGGTGGTGGAGCTGGTGGAGAGCAAGAAGAGCCAACTGAGCTCCGTGCTGAAGATCCAGAACTACCTCCTGGAGTGCAGCGAGATGAAGGCTCAAgtgagggagaagaggaaggcgATCGAGGCCACCCGCTCGGGCGGCGGCGACCTGGGCGGCGTGTTGGCCCTGCAGCGCCGTCTCTCCACCATGGAGGCAGCGCTGGTGGTGCTGGAGCCCCGGCtggtggagctgcagcaggaaggagaagctTTGGCTGCCTCCCACCCGGGGCGAGCGTTGGAGATCCTGCTGCCCTTCGAGCAGATCCATGAGGAATGGGAGGCGCTCAAgcgggtgctgcagggctgcgAGGACTCGCTGACCATCGCCGGCCGCCTCCAGCAGTTCATCCAAGACCTGGACACCTTCTTGGGCTGGTTGGTGAAGACCCAAGCGGCCGTGGCCTGCGAGGAGGTGCCGAGCAGCTTGGCCGAGGCGGAGCGGCTGCTGAGCCAACACGTGGCCCTCAAGGAGGAGATCAATGGCTACGAGGAGGACTATGCCCGCATCCAGGCTGCCAGCGACCTGCTGGCGCTGGAGGAGACCGACGTGCCCAACCTCTCgttgcagcagtggctgcagaagCTGGACGCGGGTTGGGCCAAGCTGCTGCGGAGCTGGGAGACGCGCCAGGACGCGCTGGTCCAAGCCCACgtcttccagctcttcctgcGGGATGTCCAACAGTGTGAGACCACCCTCTGCAACCAG GAGGCAGCGCTGCTCAGCGCCCAGCTGCCTACCACGGTGGAAGGGGTCACCAACGCCATCAAGAAGCACAAGGACTTCAGCACCACCATGGAGCTCAACATGCAGAAGGTCCAAGCGGCTCTGCAGGCCGGGGAGAGCCTCCAGCGCCAGGGCAACCTCTACAGCGAGCACGTGGCCGAGGCCATGGAGCGCCTCCGCGCCAA GAGCCACCACAACCGGGAGCTGGCGCAGGAGCGGGCGCAGCGGCTCCAGGACCACCTCGAGCTGCAGCAGTTCCTCCAGGAGTGCCACCAG CTGGATGAGTGGATCCGGGAGAAGGTGCTGATGGCCGGGgaccccccccgggacccccccaaaccctggATGAGGCATCAGAGCTTCTTGGCCGAGCTGGCGCAGAGCAAAGAGTGGCTGGAGAAGATTGAGAAG GAGGGGGAAGCGCTGCTCCAGGCCAAGCCCGAGTGCGCGGCCGCGGTGCGGcggcagctggaggagctgcgGCAGCGCTGGGCGGAGCTGGAGGCTTCGAGCCGGGCGCGGAGCCGCCGCTTGGCCGAGGCGGCCGCCGCCGAGCGCCTGGCGCGGAGCTACGCGGCGATGGAGGCGCGGCTCGGCcgcctggagcagcagctcgACAGCGCGGCACCGGCCCGGGACCTGCGCGGGGTGCGCAGCCAGCTCCAGCGCCTGCAG ACGATGGAGACGCAGGTCCAGGAGTGGTGCCAGGAGGTGGGGCAGCTGCAGGCCCAGGCTGCGGCGCTGCCGGCGCCCGCGGTGGCCGAGCGGCAGAACGCGGTGGGCACCCGCATCGTGCGCCTCATCGAGCCCCTCAAGGAGCGCCGGAGGATCCTCCTGGCCTCCAAAGAGGTCCATCAGGTCAGCCACGAGCTGGAGGATGAGATG CTGTGGGTGCAGGACCGCCTGCCCCTGGCCACGCTGAAGGAGCACGGCACCAACCTGCAGACGGTGCAGCAGTTCATCAAGAAGAACCAG aACCTGCGCCGGGAGATCCAGGTCCACCGGCCGCGCGTGGACGAGGTGCTGGAGCGCGCCGGCGCCGTGGCCTCCATCCGCAGCCCCGAGGCCGAGGGTGTCCGGCGGCTCCTGGAGCGCCTGGGCTCCATGTGGGGcgagctgcaggagcaggcgGAGCGGCGGCAGCAAGCCCTGGACGCCACCTTCCAGCTGGAGCAGTACTACTGCGACGTGGCCGAGGTGGAGTCGTGGCTGGgcgagcaggagctgctcctcaTGAGCGATGACAAGGGCAAG GACGAGCAGAGCACCCTCCAGCTCCTCAAGAAGCACCTTCTGACCGAGCAGACAGTGGAGAACTACGAGGAGACCATCGCCCAACTGTCGCGCCAATGCCGGGCCCTGCTGGAGCTCGGTCACCCCCAAAG CGAACAGGTCAGCAGGCGGCAGTCGCAGGTTGACCGGCTGTACGTGTCTCTGAAGGACCTGGTGGAGGAGCGCAAGGccaagctggagcagcagtACTGGCTCTACCAGCTCAACCGCGAGGTGGACGAGCTGGAGCATTGGATCGCCGAGAAGGAGGTGGTGGCCGGGTCACCGGAGCTGGGGCAGGACTTCGAGCACGTCACC CTTCTGCAGGAGAAGTTCCTGGAGTTCGCCAGCGAGACGGGCAGCGTGGGGCAGGAGCGCATCGCCGCGCTCAACCAGATGGTGGACGAGCTCATCGACTACGGCCACGCCGACGCCGCCACCATCGCCGAGTGGAAGGACGGCGTCAACGAGGCTTGGGCcgagctgctggagctgatggAGACGCGGGCGCAGATGCTGGCGGCGTCCCACGAGCTCCACAAGTTCTTCAACGACTGCAAAGAGGTGCTGGGGCAGATCGAGGAGAAGCGGCAGCGGTTGCCGGAGCTGGCGGCGCGCGAGGGCAGGACCTCAGCCAGCGCCTTGCAGCGGGCGCTCGGCGCCTTCGAGCACGACGTGGAGGTGCTGGTGAGCCAGGTCCGGCGGCTGCAGGAGGCGGCGGCGCAGCTCCGCACGCTCTACGCCGGCGACAACGCCGAGGCCATCGCGGCGCgggagcaggaggtgctgcgCGCGTGGAAGGAGCTGCTGGCGGCGTGCGAGGAGTGTCGGCTCCACGTCGCCAGCGTCGCCGACAGGATCCGCTTCGTGGGCGCCGTCAGGGACCTCCTGGCGTGGATGGACGGGGTCCTGCAGCAGATGGGCGCTGGGGAGAAGCCCAG GGATGTCTCCTCGGTGGAGCTGCTGATGAACGACCACCAAAGCCTCAAGAACGAGATCGAAGCTCGTGCCAAGAGCATCTCcagctgcctggagctgggcaAGAGCCTCATCCTCAGCAAGAGCCCAGCGGCCTATGAG ATCAAGGCCCACGTGGAGAAGCTGCTCGTGAAGAAGAAGGAGATGCTGGAGACGTGGGACAAGCACTgggagtggctgcagcaga TGCTGGAGGTGCACCAGTTCGCGCAGGAGGCCGTGGTGGCCGACGCGTGGCTGACGGCGCAGGAGCCGCTGCTCCggagccaggagctgggcagcagcGTGGATGAGGTGGAGCAGCTCATCCGGCGCCACGAGGCCTTTCGTAAGGCGGCGGCTGCCTGGGAGGAGAAGTTCAGCTCCCTGAGGAGACTCACCACG ATCGAGAAGCTCCGCGCGGAGCAGAACAAGCAGCCGCCGACCCCTCTATTGAGCCGCAAATTCCCGGGGGACCCCCCGGGGGGCCCAacggcgccgccgccgccgccgccgccgggacCGGACGGGCCGGAGCCGCGTGTGGGGCTGGTGCGCCAGGAGCTGCGGCCCGAGCGGCTGCAGCCGCAGCGCGACCGCGTCCAGGGTCCGCCGGGGGGCACGGagcccgctcccgccgccgccgccgctccctcCGGTGACCCCCCAGCGGAGCCCGCGGCGCCTCCCCCGGCCGAGGCGGCGGCCGAGGCGCGGCCGGGGCTGCtggagcggcggcgggagcggcgggagcggcgccTGGAGCGGCAGGAGTCCAGCGAGCCCGAGCCGCCGCGCCCCGACGGCAAAGG CAAAGCCACCCTGGCCGACATCGTGGAGCAACTACAGGAGAAGGAGGCGGGTGGCCCCGGCCCGGCTTCG CCGCGGGACCGGGACCCCCCGCGCCTGCCCCCTGGAGTGGAGGCACTGTCGGAGCGGCCGCCACGTCCCGACCGGCCCCGCGCCCGCGACCGGCCTCGAccgcggcggcggccccggcccaAGGACCCGGCGCAGGGCCCCGGGGAGCCGCGGCGCTCGCGGTCGGCCCCGGCGCAGGGCAGcagcgccccggccccgccgccaccCCCCAGCCACACCGTCACCCACGAGGGCTTCCTGCTGCGCAAGCACGAGCAGGACGGGCCCAAGAAGGCCTCCAACAG GTCTTGGGTGAACCTCTACTGTGTCCTGAGCAAGGGGGACCTGGGCTTCTACAAGGACGCGAAGGGCCCGGCCTCGGGCAGCACCCACGGTGGGGAACCGCTGCTCAACCTGCACCACGCCACCAGCGAGGTGGCCAGCGACtacaagaagaagaagaacGTCTTCAAGCTCAA GACCAGTGATGGGAGCGAGTTCCTCCTGCAAGCCAAGGATGAG GAGGACATGCGGGGCTGGCTGCGCGCTCTCGCCGCCTGCGCGCAGGAGCACCAGGAGGTGGCGCGGTGGCACCAGGCTCTCACCACCTCCTCCACCGACGAGGGCCCCCCCCGGCGGGACGGCGACCGGCGCCCCAGCGCCTCGGGCCGGCGGAagtga